GTGCTGATCGACAGCATGGCGATCGCCGAATATTTCGAGGAGACGGTCGAGGGCAAGGCGATGATCAACGGCACCGCCGCCAACCGCGCTGAAATCCGCCGCCTGACCGCCTGGTTCGATCAGGATTTCTATTATGAAGTCACCGGGCCTTTGCTGTTCGAGCGGATGCAGAAGCGCATCGTTCACCGCCAACCGCCCGACAGCGGCGCGCTGCGCGAGGCGATGAAGGCGGCGAATAATCATCTCGACTATATCGACTATCTGATCGATCACCGCACATGGCTCGCCGGCGCGACGATGAGCCTCGCCGATCTGGCGGCCGCCGCGCATATATCGGTTGCCGACTATCTGGGCGGAATCGACTGGACCGGGCACGAGCAGACAAAGGGCTGGTATTCGGGGCTGAAATCGCGGCCTTCGTTCCGCCCGCTGCTGGCCGAGCGGATGGAAATCATCACGCCGCCCAAATACTACGAGGACGTCGACTTCTGAACCGCGTCATTGCGGGGGCCCGAAGGCAACGCGGCAAAATCCAGCCCTTGATCCTTGCGCGGGAGATTGCTTCGCTGCGCTCGCAATGACCATCCTCGGGCGCGCGTCCTATCTATCCGGCCAGCGCGCGGTCATCAGATAGTTGAGCGCCTCGCTGCCGCCGAGCTTGAAGCCCCGCGCCGGTGACGGCGCCAGGCCGGTGCGGTCGATAACCTCCAGCCCCGCGCCTTCGAGCAGTTTCGTCAGCTCCTCCGGCTTTAGAAACCGGTCCCAGTCGTGCGTCCCGCGCGGCACCGCGCCGATCCGTTCGGCGGCCTCGACGAGCAGCAGTTTCGAGGCGATCGTGCGGTTCGGCGTCGACAGGATCATCAGCCCGCCGGGCGCGAGGCGCGCCGCGAGTTCGGCGACGAAGACGGCAGGATCGACGACATGCTCGATCACCTCCATCGAGGTGACGAGGTCGAACTGACCCTTCCCCTCCCCGTTCGTGTCGAGCGAAGTCGAGACACCCCGAAGGTCGGCGCTCCCCAAGAGTGTCTCGACTTCGCTCGACACGAACGGATTCGGGAGGTCAGCCAGCTCACCGGCGAAATAGCTGATCGCCAGCCCCTGCCCCGCCGCATGATCCTTTGCCGCCGCGATATTTTCCGGCGCGGCATCGATGCCGATGACCTTCGCGCCCATCCGCGCGAGCGGCTCGCACAGCAGCCCGGCGCCGCAGCCGACATCGAGCACGTGCTTGCCCGCGAGCGGATGGCGCTCACGCGCATCGACGTGCCAATGGCCATCGATCTGCTCGCGGATATAGGCCAGCCGCACCGGGTTCAGCCTGTGCAGCATCGCCGACGATCCGCGCGGATCCCACCAGTCGGCGGCGAGCGCACCGAAATGGGCGGCTTCGTGCGGGTTGATCGTGGCGGCAGTCATGGGCTGTGATGTGGCACCGCGGCATCGCCGGTGCAAGAAATTCTATCCGGCGCACAGTTTCTCGCGCTTGCCATCGCCCTTCCCCTTCCGTAACGACGCGAGCGCCGCAGAAATGCTTGGAAAAGTTGCGGCCGAAACCAGTTCGGGAAAGCGGGGCGAGATGGCACGGATCGTGATGAAATTCGGGGGCACGTCGATGGCGGGCACCGAGCGGATTCGCACCGTGGCGCGGCTTGTCGCGCGCGAAGTCGCCGATGGCAATGAGGTGGCGGTCGTGGTCTCGGCCATGGCGGGCGAAACCGACCGGCTGGTGGGTTTCTGCCGCGAAGCCAACCCGCGCTACGACCCCGCCGAATATGATGTCGTCGTTGCGTCGGGCGAACAGGTCACGTCGGGCCTGCTTGCGCTGACCCTGCAGGCAATGGGCGTCCCCGCGCGCAGCTGGCTTGGCTGGCAGTTGCCGATCCGCACCGAGGAAGCGCACGCGCGCGCGCGCATCGCCGACATCGACACCGGCGCGCTCGGCGCCGCGATGGCGAAGGGCGAGGTTGCGGTGATCCCCGGTTTCCAGGGCATGATGGACGATGGCCGCATCTCGACATTGGGCCGCGGCGGGTCGGACACCAGCGCCGTCGCCGTCGCCGCAGCAATCAAGGCCGACCGCTGCGACATCTATACCGACGTCGACGGCGTCTATACCACCGATCCGCGCATCGTCGCGCGCGCGCGCAAGCTCGACTATGTCACCTATGAAGAAATGCTCGAACTCGCGAGCGTCGGCGCGAAAGTGCTCCAGACGCGCTCGGTCGGACTCGCGATGAAGATGGGCGTGCGCGTGCAGGTCCTGTCCAGCTTCGTCGAGGGCGACGAGGCCCCCAAAAAAGGCACGATGATCGTCAGCGACGAGGAAATAGAGGAACATCAGATGGAACGGCAGCTGATCACCGGCATCGCCCACGACAAGAATGAAGCGAAGATCATCGTCACGCGCGTGCCCGACAGGCCCGGCGCGGTCGCCAACATCTTTGGCCCGCTCGCCGCCGCGGGGATCAATGTCGACATGATCATCCAGAATGTCGGGCGCGAAAAGGGCGAGACCGACGTGACCTTCACCGTGCCCGGCGCCGACCTCCTCCGCTCGATCGACCTGCTCGAGAGCGCAAAGGACAAGATCGGCTTCAACCGCGTCATCAGCGACGACAAGGTGGCGAAGGTCAGCGTCGTCGGCGTCGGCATGAAAAGCCACGCGGGCGTCGCCAGCACGATGTTCCGCGCACTGGCGGATCGCGGCATCAACATTCAGGCGATCTCGACCAGCGAGATCAAGGTCAGCGTGCTGATCGACGAGGATGAAACCGAACTCGCGGTGCGCGTGCTGCACACCGCCTATGGGCTCGACGCCGAGTAGACAACGTCATTGCCAGCGCAGCGAAGCAATCTCCAGTTCGATGGCTGGAGATTGCTTCGCTGCGCTCGCCATGACGAAAGCGCTACTCGGCAACCGCCGCGCCGCGGCGCAGCCGTGCCTGCGTGACATGATGCACCACGGCGATGTGGACCGCGAACAGACCGAACTTCGACGCCAGTGGAAAGACGCCGATGAACAGCGGCCACCAGGCGGTGAAGAAAAGCGCGACGATCAGGTTGAGCGCGGCGCTCGCGAACATCAGCGCCGACCAGATCATGCCGAACCGGTCCATCACGTCGCCGACGATCGCCATCTGCGCGGGCGGGATATAGCGGCTGAGCCAGCCCTTGCGCAGCATCACGGTCCCGACGATCAGATAAACGATCGTCGGCTTCGCCATCACGAAGCGCGGATCGCCGGTGAACAAGGTCGCCGCCGCGGTGAACAGCACCGAGGCGAGGCTGATCCATTGCAGCGCCGCCACCGCACGCCCACGCGCCAGCTCATATCCGACCACCGCCACCGCTACCACCGTTCCCGCAACCGTCGCGGGAACGATGCCCGCATCGAGCGCAAGCAGCACGGCAAAGACGATAATTCCGAGCGAATCGAAGAGCATCGGCCCGATGGCGTAAAGCAGTGTTCGCATGGCACATCCTTTTCGCGACTCAATGTTACCGTCGTAAACATTGCAGCCCGGCTGCGCGGGGTCAAGCAGAAATTGACGTCGTTAACATTGCTGGCTGGCGAATGGCAGGAAGCGACCGGAAGAGGACATAGTGGCTCTCTCCCCTTCAGGGGAGAGATACGCAGGCTTGCCAGCTTGCTGGCTAGCCGGAGTTGAGAGGGGTTTGGATGGTCCCCCTCTCCCAACCCTCTCCCCTGAAGGGGAGAGGGCTTTATGGCAGCTCCCCCACCCCACACCGGCCACACAAAAACGCTGTCCTACATGGCCCGGCTGTGCCAGCCTTCATCCCGGCTCTTTCAAATGTGGACAAAAGCGCTCGCCGCCCGGCTTGGGATCAGGGGCGTCAATCGCGCGCGACCTGCGCGCCGGGCGCAGCCAATCGGCGGCCACACAAGGCTGACCTTTCCTGACTTTTGGACCGATTGCGCGGGGCCGCGCCGACCGCTTCGCGCCTCGAAGCCGTTGTCACGCCCGCGATCGTCGGTCAGGTGCGCGGCGCCCAAAAAGAAGACCCACCCCCGGGCCCATGTCCCCGGGGGCGGGTCGCGACCCGTCGTCCTGTGGCCGCCTCCGACCCCCCCCCCGACAGGCGGCGGGGCCGGGCGCGGCGATCAGGCGAGGTCGAAACGGTCGGCGTTCATCACCTTGGTCCACGCCTTCACGAAGTCGCGCACGAACTTCTCTTCATGGCCGTTCTCGGCATAGACTTCGGCCACCGCGCGCAGTTCCGAATTGGAACCGAAGATCAGATCGGCCCGAGTCGCGCGCCAGGTCTCGCCGCCGGTCGTGCGGTCGGTGGCGACATATTCCTGGTCGTTCGATCCCTCGACCGCCTTCCACACATTGGTCATGTCGAGCAGGTTGACGAAGAAATCGTTGGTGAGCTGACCCGACCGCCTGGTGAAGTGGCCGTGGCCGCGCTCGCCATGATTGGCGCCGAGCACCCGCAGCCCGCCGATCAGCACGGTCATTTCGGGCACCGACAGGCCGAGCAGCGACGCCTTGTCGAGCATCATTTCCTCCACCTTCACCGCGAGCTTCTTCTTGCCCACATAGTTGCGGAAGGCGTCGGCCTCGGGCTCCATCACCTCAAAGCTTTCGACGTCGGTCTGCTCCTGCGTCGCATCGCCGCGGCCGCCCGTAAACGGCACGGCGACGTTGAAGCCCGCATCCCTGATCGCCTTTTCAAGCCCGACCACGCCGCCGAGCACGATCGCATCGGCCATCGACAGGCTGCCGCGCAGGCCATCGAGCGTGTCCAGCACCCTGGCGAGCATCGCGGGTTCGTTGACCTCCCAGTCCTTTTGCGGCGCGAGGCGCACGCGCGCGCCATTGGCGCCGCCGCGGAAATCGGACTTGCGGAACGTGCTGGCCGACGCCCAGGCGGTCTTGATGAGCTGGCTGACGGTCAGACCGCTCGCGGCGATCTTGTCCTTCACCGCCTGAACTTCGGCGTCCGAGGGCTTGGTGCCCGCGGGGATCGGATCCTGCCAGATCAGATCCTCGTCAGGGACTTCGGGGCCGAGATAACGGACCTTCGGCCCCATGTCGCGGTGCGTGAGCTTGAACCAGGCGCGCGCGAAGGCGTCCTTGAAGGCTTCATGGTCGTTGCGGAACCGCTCGCTGATCGCGCGATAGGCGGGATCGCGCTTCAGCGCCATGTCGGCGGTGGTCATCATCGTCGGGACCTTGATGCCGGGATCCCACGCCGCCGGGGCCATATCCTCCTCTTTCTGGTTGATCGGCTGCCACTGCCAGGCACCGGCGGGCGACTTCACAAGTTCATAGTCATAGTCGAACAGCAGGCGGAAATAATTCTCGGTCCACTCGCGCGGGGTGTTGGTCCACGCGCCCTCGATGCCGCTGGTGACGGCATGTTCGCCGATGCCGCCGCTCTCGTGGCTGCTGACCCAGCCGAAACCCTGCGCGGCAAGGTCGCTGCCCGCGGGCGCGGGGCCGAGC
This DNA window, taken from Sphingopyxis alaskensis RB2256, encodes the following:
- a CDS encoding aspartate kinase, encoding MARIVMKFGGTSMAGTERIRTVARLVAREVADGNEVAVVVSAMAGETDRLVGFCREANPRYDPAEYDVVVASGEQVTSGLLALTLQAMGVPARSWLGWQLPIRTEEAHARARIADIDTGALGAAMAKGEVAVIPGFQGMMDDGRISTLGRGGSDTSAVAVAAAIKADRCDIYTDVDGVYTTDPRIVARARKLDYVTYEEMLELASVGAKVLQTRSVGLAMKMGVRVQVLSSFVEGDEAPKKGTMIVSDEEIEEHQMERQLITGIAHDKNEAKIIVTRVPDRPGAVANIFGPLAAAGINVDMIIQNVGREKGETDVTFTVPGADLLRSIDLLESAKDKIGFNRVISDDKVAKVSVVGVGMKSHAGVASTMFRALADRGINIQAISTSEIKVSVLIDEDETELAVRVLHTAYGLDAE
- the ubiG gene encoding bifunctional 2-polyprenyl-6-hydroxyphenol methylase/3-demethylubiquinol 3-O-methyltransferase UbiG, producing the protein MTAATINPHEAAHFGALAADWWDPRGSSAMLHRLNPVRLAYIREQIDGHWHVDARERHPLAGKHVLDVGCGAGLLCEPLARMGAKVIGIDAAPENIAAAKDHAAGQGLAISYFAGELADLPNPFVSSEVETLLGSADLRGVSTSLDTNGEGKGQFDLVTSMEVIEHVVDPAVFVAELAARLAPGGLMILSTPNRTIASKLLLVEAAERIGAVPRGTHDWDRFLKPEELTKLLEGAGLEVIDRTGLAPSPARGFKLGGSEALNYLMTARWPDR
- a CDS encoding inner membrane-spanning protein YciB, which codes for MRTLLYAIGPMLFDSLGIIVFAVLLALDAGIVPATVAGTVVAVAVVGYELARGRAVAALQWISLASVLFTAAATLFTGDPRFVMAKPTIVYLIVGTVMLRKGWLSRYIPPAQMAIVGDVMDRFGMIWSALMFASAALNLIVALFFTAWWPLFIGVFPLASKFGLFAVHIAVVHHVTQARLRRGAAVAE
- the katG gene encoding catalase/peroxidase HPI codes for the protein MNDQTPIGSGCPVHQPGGVRSLLGRTNKDWWPDMLATEILTPNGPSNPMGEDFDYAKAFKSLDYYALKDDLKALMTDSQPWWPADYGHYGPFFIRMAWHAAGTYRTADGRGGANSGQQRFAPLDSWPDNGNLDKARRLLWPIKQKYGNKISWADLFILAGNVAIESMGGPVFGFGGGRVDVYEPERDIYWGSEDKWVNQGVQTRIDPAKGMETIEGPLAAIQMGLIYVNPEGPQGNPHDDEGMARDMKETFKRMAMNDEETVALTAGGHTFGKAHGNGDPSLLGPAPAGSDLAAQGFGWVSSHESGGIGEHAVTSGIEGAWTNTPREWTENYFRLLFDYDYELVKSPAGAWQWQPINQKEEDMAPAAWDPGIKVPTMMTTADMALKRDPAYRAISERFRNDHEAFKDAFARAWFKLTHRDMGPKVRYLGPEVPDEDLIWQDPIPAGTKPSDAEVQAVKDKIAASGLTVSQLIKTAWASASTFRKSDFRGGANGARVRLAPQKDWEVNEPAMLARVLDTLDGLRGSLSMADAIVLGGVVGLEKAIRDAGFNVAVPFTGGRGDATQEQTDVESFEVMEPEADAFRNYVGKKKLAVKVEEMMLDKASLLGLSVPEMTVLIGGLRVLGANHGERGHGHFTRRSGQLTNDFFVNLLDMTNVWKAVEGSNDQEYVATDRTTGGETWRATRADLIFGSNSELRAVAEVYAENGHEEKFVRDFVKAWTKVMNADRFDLA
- a CDS encoding glutathione S-transferase family protein; protein product: MWQLYQFPLCPFSRKVRLLLGEKGVGYELVRESPWERRDEFIDLNPAGRTPVMVDQVRGQVLIDSMAIAEYFEETVEGKAMINGTAANRAEIRRLTAWFDQDFYYEVTGPLLFERMQKRIVHRQPPDSGALREAMKAANNHLDYIDYLIDHRTWLAGATMSLADLAAAAHISVADYLGGIDWTGHEQTKGWYSGLKSRPSFRPLLAERMEIITPPKYYEDVDF